One segment of Verrucomicrobiia bacterium DNA contains the following:
- a CDS encoding MazG nucleotide pyrophosphohydrolase domain-containing protein has protein sequence MKQDPLHLPQKPSPQDFQKYVADMMAHRGFDSTDIMGQFLQFTEEVGELAKAIRKAEGRRFDRASHVGGVNEELADIFMYLLYFCNYFDIDLEQAFREKEAINKKRVWK, from the coding sequence ATGAAGCAAGACCCCCTCCACCTCCCACAAAAACCATCACCGCAAGACTTCCAGAAGTATGTGGCGGACATGATGGCCCACCGAGGTTTTGACAGCACCGACATCATGGGGCAGTTCTTGCAGTTCACCGAAGAAGTAGGCGAACTGGCAAAGGCCATACGGAAAGCGGAAGGCAGGCGCTTTGACCGGGCATCGCACGTGGGCGGCGTGAACGAGGAGCTGGCAGACATTTTCATGTACCTGCTCTACTTCTGTAATTATTTTGATATTGACCTTGAGCAGGCATTTAGGGAAAAGGAAGCCATTAATAAAAAACGGGTTTGGAAGTAG